The window TGATAAAGTATTTATAAGGGATGTCTTCCCAGCCTAACGCCCAGGGGATACCTCACAAGCTCCGAGTGACGAAAAGTAGCGATGGCTATTTAAGCTTAATCACAGAGACCGGAGAGCCGTATATATGTCCGGTCTGTGGAAACGACAAGTTCGTTTACAACTATGAGAGAGGAGAAATAGTATGTGTTGTGTGCGGCACCGTGATATCGGAGAACTTGGTGGATCTAGGCCCCGAATGGCGTGCCTTCACTAACGAGGAGAAGGGGCAGAGAGCCCGCACAGGCGCGCCCATCACGCGTCTGGTCTCGGAGGCCTTGACCACAGTTATAGACTGGAGGGATAAGGACGTGTCGGGCAAGGAGCTGGACCTTAAGCGGAAGTTAGAGGTCATAAGGTTGAGGAAGTGGCAGACGCGGGCCCGCGTGCAGACATCCTACGAGCGCAACTTCGTCCAGGCGGCGCAGGAGCTGGAGAGGCTCAAAAGCGCCATGGGCGTCCCGCGGCCCTGCGTAGAGCAGGCTCTGGAGATCTATAGACAAGCGTTGGAGAAAGAGCTGGTCAGAGGGCGCTCCGTCGAGGCCATGGCCGCCGCCGCGCTGTATATGGCGTGTAGGATGCTCAAGACGCCGAGACCTCTCGACGAGCTTATAAGATTCACGAAGGCCTCTAGAAGGGAGGTAGCCAGATGTTACAGATTGTTGCTACGCGAGCTTAACGTCAGGGTGCCCATAAGCGATCCGGTGCTCTACATATCTAGGGTGGCCGAACAGCTCAAGCTGACAGGAGATGTTGTAAAGACGGCGATCGACATAATAAATAAAGCCAAGAAAGCCGGGCTGACCGCGGGCAAAGATCCCGCGGGCCTCGCCGCGGCGGCGGTCTATATCGCCTCTCTGCTACACGGCGATAATAGGACCCAGAAGGACTTCGCAATAGCCGCCGGCGTGACTGAGGTCACAGTTAGGAATAGATATAAGGAGTTAGCTAAAGCGCTTGATATAAAGATACCAATCAAATGATTATAAAAAGCAACGATTTAATTACGGTAAAGCCAGCGGAAATGCCGCTTAGTAGCGGCCACGTAGTTATGTATCTGCACAAACGGGTGGCGGATATGTCGGTCAGCGAACTTTTCGAGCTGGCGAAAGACCTCAAGGAGCTGATAGCCAAGATGAAGCGCTCCTACAGACCCGAGGCCTACAACGTAGTGCTGTGGGACGACAAGATAGAGGTACTGCCCCGTTGGTGCGGCGACATGAGCTTCAACGCGTTCTACGGCCTCAAGACCACTCCCCAAACTCCTCAAATGATCTTTGAATCATATAGATGAATATTACAATAGATTTAATATTTTTTATTTTTATTTTCAGTATAGGATTATATGTAATTTATAAGATTGAATATGATATAAAGATTTTACGGATATTGAAGGCTTATCCCGTAGTTGCGAGGGTAAAGGGCGAGGGGTTAGTGGACTTCTCGAACCTCTCTGTAATGCTCAGAGACTACGACATAGAGTATTCGGTTGAGGGGCCTGTGGACGTCGAGAGGGTGGGCGAAGGGGTGTACAAGATAAGGGCGAGGTCGGGCGGGAGAGTAGTGTTCAGGATAGTGGCGTACGGGAATTTCGACGAGTACGCGGTGGAGAAGAGCGTGGAGGTTTTAGGCGGCTAAGAGGCGCGAAAGTCTAAACACCTCTACGTCCCACGCAACGGCGGCCAGATAAAATGCTATATATGGCGAAGTGTCTCCGGCGAACGCGCCGGCTATGCCGGCGAGCGACGATATGGCGAGCACGAGGCCCACGGAATCGACGAGCGCTATGAGGGGTATTATGACCACGTAGATCTCCGGCTCCCTCGCTATGGAGAGCGCCAGTGAGGCTATAGCGGTTACTACTATGCTTACGACGGCCACCGGGTCCATCAAAAGCGTGACGAAGTATATCGCCAGCACCACTACGAACCTATACACGGCCAGCGACGCCAGCAACCTCTGCACGTCGGAGAGATACGAGGTGGTATTTCAAACTTTTCAGCCCGGCTTTCGCCACTACGGGGGAAGACTTTATAAATTGGTTCTAATCGTGTGGCTATGGCTGACGCCATAGCGGCGACGCCGCCTAAGCCCCTCGTCAAGGAGCCGGCAACCATAAGTAGCGGCGGCGTGGCCAGATGGAAGGTGGGCAGAGGGTTTTCCGTCGGCGAGGTGAGGCAGGTGGGCTTGACCGTGGAGCAGGCCAGGCTGTTGGGCCTTTACGTGGATACGAGGCGTAAGTCTATCCACGACGTCAACGTGCAGGCGCTGAGGGAGTGGCTGGTCAAGGTGCTGGAGGGGCAGATGCCTCCTCCCGAGCCGAAGATGCCTGTCTCTGTCTCGATAAAGCCCAAGAGAGGACGCGCGTTTAGGGGCTTGACGTCGGCCGGAAGGAGGGCCAGAGGTCTATTGAGCACCAGATATAAGGAGACCCACGCGAGGAAGTGGAAGAAGAAGGCGGCCGAGAGGGCGGCTAAGAGGCGCCATGAGGCTACCAAGGGCTTGGGCAACCTAATGAGGATCTCGAAAATAATCCATAAGAAGTAGTTTACTTAAATCTACGTAAATTCTCTATTAACGTTTCTATTTCTAGATTTGTCACCGCTAGCGGAATATATTCCCGTTTACATATTTCCAAGGCCAGGCTATCCACCTCCTTGACGCCGTGTAGCACCATCACAGCAGGTTTCAGATTAACTACGGCCGACATAGCCTTCACGGCTATCACGGGAGATCTTCCGGTCGATACCTTTGTGAATATGGCCGCCCTTTGGGACGTCGTGCCGTAGAGGCGCAGATACTCGTTGGAGGGCACTTCCAAGACGAGCTTTATGCTGTCCACCAGGGTGTAGCCGTATATATCTACGGGCGGAGGCTCTATCAAGATCTCCGCATCTATTGCGTTTAAAAACTCCCTAATGGGCACGGGGGACGTGAAGTCCCGCATGTCGAGGACAGCGATCCAATACTTCTCCTTCAGTATCTGCCTCATCAGCAGATTGACGATGGGGCTGCCGCGCTCCAGATCCGCCTCTATGAGCGCCTGGACCAGCCTCTTCACGAACCTGGCGCCGGGGAACTTCCTACGGCCCGACTCGTAGTCGCTGATAACGCTCGGCGAGGTGTTCAGCCTTACGGCCAACGCAGTCTGCGTAAGGCCGAAGACCAGCCGCCACCTCTTTATCGCCTCGCCAGGGTTTTCCGACATTATTATATCGCCTGCTATATACATGGCGACATCCCTATACGGCTGAGTCATCGTAGGAAGGTACACATGGGAATATAATCATTTCTTTTTTGTAAACAGAAGGCGTGCCGTGCTTTGAGCAAGAAAAGCTAAATATCGCTGGTACTCCCCCCACGTGATCAACAAGGACGAGCTTTTGAGCAAGATACGTGAATTGAGCGCGTCGATGGATCAACTAGAGGGGCAGATAGCCGCTATCACTAAGGAGATTGAGGATAAACGAAATGCTCTGGGCGAGGTCAGGAGGAGTCTGGCGGAGGTCAGATCCCAAATAGACAATATAAGGGCTAAGTTCCAGAAGATCAGGGAGGATCTGGGCCAGCTACGGGCTAAGCGCCAGGAGATAATAGATTCCATACGTAAAGCCAAGTCGCAGATCTTAGAGATAAACGTGGAGATGCAGAAGCATAGGGAAAAGCTAGACGCGTATAGGAAAGCCCTCAGCGCCATTAACGAATACGTGGGGGGCAGGCCGCTGGACAAGGAGAAGATGAAGATGTTAGTGGAGAAGCTCGAGTACTATTTCGAGACCTCGCCGACGGATCCGGAGTGGGAGCGCCAGTTCATCAAGACGATATCCGAGATAGAGGAGGAGTTGAACTTGGCCGACTCCCTCGAGAAGTTGCGGTCTCACATACAGGAGATAAAAAACAAGCTGGATGAGCTGAAGAGGAGAAAGGACGAGATTAGGCAGAATATAGCCAACTTGGTGAATTCTCTAAATTCCGTAAAGGAGGAGATCGCGAAGCTCAAGAAGGAGAGGGAGGAGGCGTATAAACAGCTAACAGAGCTGAAGAAGAAGAGGGACGAGCTGAAGCAGATGAGGGACGACTTAAAGAAGGCCATCGTCGATCTAGCTATAAAGAGGAAGGAGCTTAGGGCCCGGTTAGCCCAGCTTAGGGATGAGCTGAACAAATACACCATACTGCTCAAGGCCGCCGATCTCTCGGAGAGGTACAAAACTGCCCTAGAGGCGCAGAACGCGAAGAAGGAAGGCCTGAGGGCCAAGGCCGAGGAGATATACCAGAAACTGCTAAGGGGCGAACGCCTCACCCACGAGGAGATGAAGATATTAGCGGAAGCCGGCTACCTCGCTGAGGAATAGTGAGGGTACTTGTTCTCTATGTCGATCGTGATGGGGACCTCAAACAAGCCGGAATCGCCACGCCGGTAGTAGGCAGAGACAACGTACTGCGCCTGGGCATACAGTACATCCTTAGGCATCCAGACGACTCGGACGCCAACGCGATATTTGCGGCGGTTAAGATCTACGACAGCCTCGAGGAGAAGCTGGGCAAGGGCAACGTGGAGGTGGCCGTGGTCTGCGGCTCTCCCGACGAGAGGATGGCCAACTTAGTCGTCCTCGACGAGCTTGGGCAAGTCCTCACGTCCTTCGACGCCGACGCCATATATTTCGTGTCGGACGGCCCCTCGGACGAAGCGGCCGTAATGGCGATCCAGACGCGCAGACCTGTGATATCGGTGGAGAGGGTTATAGTGAAGCAGTCTAGATCCGTCGAGGAGACCGTGTCCCTAATAAGGTATTACTTAACTAAGGCGGTGAGGGAGCCCGAGTATAGGAGATACACCGTCGGAATTCCCTCATTCCTTCTATTCCTATACGCTCTCTCAATATTTATAAATATTCAAATAATTTCATATATTTTAGAACTTGGTGTACTATTTCTATTATTTTTATTAATGATGTATGGATTCGGTGTATATGATTTTCTGAAGACTATACTTAGGAAATACGAGGTCACCTTCGCGGTCTCCGTGGTATCTCTCTTCGCAGTGACGGTATATTTCATACTAGCCCTCTCGGGGTATCTCGGGATAAGGGTGCCTCAGAGCCTATCTATACAATACAACGGCCTAGTGCCCGCCGTTGTCCTCGTAGTGCCGATAGTCAGCTACGCCATCGAGGGCTTCTTGAGGACTCAACGCATCTCGCGGAGCGTGTTTATACTAGCGGCGTTGGTGTTTTCGTTCTTCTACTTCATCATGCCTCCAATCGTTGGGGCGGTCGGGGGATCTCTCGACGTAAGGCTCTTCTTCGAGGGGGTCTTGCTATTCTCAGCAACTACGATCTTGGGAATAATAATAGCGTTGGTGTTATCGCGTGCGTTGCCGTCTGTCATTAAATAAGCGATATCCTTGCCTGTCTAGGGAGGAGCTAGCCTCGTTGGCTAAGTCCCACGGCTGCAATATCCTCGAGGAGGATTCCGTGGTGGTATTGGACTGCCCCGATTGCGCTGTGGCCAAGAGAGCCGCGTTTGCCAGACCCCTTGAGGCGTCTAGAGATAAGCCAGTGCAAATACAGAAGAGGAGTACGGTGACCATGGACGCCTTCACGGCGCGATTATTGGCAAATCTGGCAATGTCTAGGAAGCTGTCGAAGGTTCTGGAACCCTTCATAGGATCAGGCGCGGTGGCCGCTGAGGCCGAAAGATACGGAGCCTACGTGGTCGGCGTCGACATAGACGCCGATATGCTGAGGAGAGCCGCGGCCAACACGTCGGCGGATCTCGTACAAGCCGACTCGCGCATGTTACCGTTCAGAAAGGCGTTTGACGCGGCCGTGGGGGATGCCCCGTACGGTAGGATGTCGGTGGTCGAAGGAGACGTCGAGGGCCTCATAAGGCAGTTTCTAGACGAGGCGATGTGTGTGGTGAGGGGCCGCATAGTATTGGCCATACCCATATATTTCGACGTGCCTCATCTCCGTAGCTGTGCTATGTACGTCCACGGAGGCCTATACAGGGTTATAATAGTGGCTCAATCGGGCGGCGGCCCCTCGTAGAAGATCCGCCCCTTGTAGGTCCGCGGCGCTATCCAGTCGAGGAAACCCCTGACGTCAGACGTCTCGACCGAGAAGACTATGGGGCCCAGGGGGGACTCGTTGGGCTCCGTGGCGAAGGAGACGACGCCGACGTATGCGGCTTGTTTATGTAGGTTGAAGACGATCCTCCCCTCGCCTGCTATGGACCTGGAGAGCACCGAACGCGCCGAGTCTTGAATGCCCTGGCGCCATATGGCCTCCTTGAGCTTCAGGAGGGATCTATAGCTATGTCCTCTGGCCACTAACAACGTCGTGTCGCCCTCGCGCCTCACCTCGACCTCGTCCGGCTCGAAGACGTTAAGGACAGCGCGTCTAACCTTCTCGGGATCCTCCGTGGGCCTTATCTCGGCTATGACCTCCACCTTCATAACCTCCTCACTATTGCGTCCACCTCCGCATCGAGCTCCTCGATGCTTTTGTCCTCGTTCACGATTATCGCGTCGGCTCTCATGAGCAACGCGGTCACCCCGAGCTTCATCTCCCTGTAGTCGCGCATAGCGAATTGGGCGTACGTGGCTGGGTCGTCCTCTCTCCCTCTAGAGGCGAGCCGCCTCAAGCGAGTCTGCCGAGAGGCCGCGACGTAGACGAGGAACAGACGTCCGAGGATCTCTTCCAACGCCTCGGCCTCCTCGGGGCTTCTCAAACCATCTATCACTACCCTATCGTCTCTCCCTAAGCCGAGCCCCCGCACGACTGCCCTCATGCCGCCCTCGAGCCTTATCAACACAGCCGCCTCGTCGGGAGTCACGCCCCTCTTTTCGGCGTAGCTCCTTATGATGTCGCCCATGGTGTACGGCTTAAAGCCGCGTTTGACGAATAACGATGTAATTAATGTCTTCCCGCTTCCCGGCAGGCCGGCTATGCCGACCGCTACCACCGCCCCAGCCTCTGGGCCAATATTAAAAGTTCTCCGTAGTCCGCCTCCGCCTTAAAGCCTTGAGGAGACATATGGGTCGGCGCGGCGTGTATACCATATTCGCCAAGCCGCCGCACCAGCTCCGACACGCCTATCTTCAGATCGCCCAGCTCGTGCGTTAAATAATACCAAGGCCTCGACACGGAGTACTCGAGAGCCAAAGTACTCAACAACCGCCTGGCCCCCTCCTCCTCGGCCCTATCGGCCAGCTCAGATACAAAGGCCGCGTCGCCGAGCTCCCCAACCCAAAGCGGCCCGATAGACGACGGCTTCCCGGTCCTTGAGACGAGTCTATACCCCCTCCGGATCTCTAGGTAGGCCAGCCTACGGAGCGAGTCGGAGGCATCCCTGGCGCCCCTCACGACCTTGCCGCAGAACCTAAAGTAGTGCCTCTCCCAGTACGCTATCAGAGGCTCGAGAGCGAAGTCGTTGGCCGCCGCGGCTCTCGCCAGAAAGCTCAACAACGCTCTGAGGCCCACCTCGACGTAGAACGGCGTCTTGGAAAGCCTTACGCCATACCTCCTCAACGCCTTTTCCCTATAGTTGCCCACGAGCACCGCCGTATCGGTGGCGGTGGCGCAGAGAAGCCCGCCGTCCCTAATCGCCTGGAAGGCGGACTCCACGAACGGCGCGGGGGAACCGAAAGGGTCTAGGTCAACCACGTCGCATTCGCCCCTCAGCCGCCTCAACAATATCGAGGCGTCTTCGTTGTATACCTCGGCCGACACGCCGTTGAGCTCTAGGTTCTTCCTTATCACCTCCACGGCGGCCTTAGATATGTCGTTGAGCACGAGCCTGCCGACGGCGTTTGTCTCCAAGGCGTATCTTATCCCGCGTATGCCGGTGGCGCTGAGGGGTTCGCATACGTCTAGCTTCCTGCCCTCGATGCGGGAAAAAGCATCGAGCACGAGGATCGATATATACCTATTCCTAGCCATATATCTGTTGTAGAACACAGGGGCGTTGGCCGGATCTGCATATTTGGCCGGATCAGGCGCCCAGAACCTGGCTTTCCCCTCCTCGAGGAGGACGAAGCTCACCCCCTCACGACCTCGGCGCCGAATATGCTGGCGAGGGCTTCCGCCTTCTCGCGCCTCTCCTCGCTTTTCACTATGAATATAGGCCGCTCGTCGTAGGCTATCCCGTTGGGATGAGACTGCTCCAGCTTGTAGGCGTTGGCGCCTATGGCTCTGCTCGCCTTGTCTATAGAATCTGCCTTAATCGAAGTGAATAGATCTATCCGCTTGAATATGTCCGTCCCGAAAAACCTAGCCAACGTGGTTGCGGCCTCCTCGGGGACTCCCATGTCCCCCCGCTCATATCTATACACGGTCTCCCTGGACACCGACAACATCTCAGATAAGGCGCTCAGACTGAGGCCGGCCTCCTCCCTACGCTCCCGCAAGGCCTCGCCGTCAACGAGGGCGTAGCGCCTCCCTCTGATCTGGAGGAACATGGGCATATCGCCTCTGAACGCCTTGGCGAGAGTGGCTAGGGACACGAAGTTGACGTTGTCGCGCCTATAGACGACTCCCTCCCTCAACACGCTGCCTCTAGCTGAGGAGGCGACGCCGAGGGCGGGGACGTCGAGGAGCTCGGAGAGTAGCTTAACGTCGCGAAGGGCTCCGGTGGGGACCTCGTCGGCGTTGGGGGCCACCTTGAGCAATATCTTCTTCCCCTCGTGCTCCACGACCATGGTGTAGGCATATGGCCTAGAGACGTCTATGAATAGATCTACTCCGTGTTGCCTCACTATGCTTAAGGTAGCGCTGAGCAGCTTCTCCTGCACTGTGATAAGTTAGATGTGAAAATATATAAGGCTTAAAGGCGTATTATCGCGGTGGGGAGTACCCGGCAAGCCTGATCCCTGATGATCCATTCATGGGCCGAGAAAGCTATTTATCCGAGGGCCTTCCCTCAACTACGTGAGGCGCGTGAGGCTTAGCAATAAGGAGATTAAGGAGCTCGTCGCCAGCTTGGGCAGAGCCGGCGAGCTCATCAGAGATGCTGACGCGGTAGAGGTTGTGGAGATCGAGGGGGGACGCGCCATCTATGTAGCGGATTCACAGCCGGCGCTCTTGAAGACCCAGATCGCCAACATCGGCGAGATCTTTCTGCCTACGCTTTACTTAATACACAAAACTCCGCTGGGCCAGAAGGCGCTCTCGCTGTACCCGTTAGTTCTAGTCGACGCAGGAGCCGTAAAACACATACTAAACGGCGCAGACGTCATGAGGCCGGGGATAAGATCCATCGAGGGCGATTTCAGCAAGGGCGACCCCGTCTTGGTATCCGACGAGAAGAGGAGGGCTATAGCGGTAGGCGTCGCCCTATATCCGCGGGGCGAGCTAGAGGCCATGGATCGCGGCAAGGTGATCTACAACGCCCACTACCTCGGCGATAAGGTGTGGAAGCTATCGCTTGAGCTGGCCGAGAAGAGATGACAACAGTTCGTTGAAGGCCAAGTCGTCGCGCCGCTCGGCATATCTCCTAAGGGCCTCCAGGGGCGGCGTGAGGCCCAACGCCCGCAACAAGTTTGCGGCCTGGGTTACGTTCTGCGCCCCGGGCCGCGCCGACTCGAAGTCGAGGATGACAGCCCTCCCGCCTCTGGCGACTAGCACGTGTTTCCCCGGCCTGGAGAGCTCGCCGTGAGAGATCCCCGCCAGATCCAGAGCCCGCGCCTGTCTGAGCAGATCGGCCACGAACCTGGCCCTCTCCTCGGCCCCAGCGGCTCTCCACCAATCCGCGACGGGCGTGCCCTCCACGTACTCCATAACCAACACGTCTCTAGTGTATGCGTAGAGCCTGGGGCCTACGCCGACCCCGTTGGCGATCTGGAGATAGCGGGCCTCGTCGAGCAGATGCGGCCTCTGGGCATCCCCCCTCCTAATTTTACACGCATATATGTCGCCGTGCCTGGATCTACAGAAGACGACGACTCCGTTATTGCCCTTGCCTAGAAGGCGCGTAGGTCCCCACACAACATCGCCGCCCGGCTCCACCCTTACGCCTAGAGAGGACAGTTGCCTTGCTACCTCCGCCAAGTGGGCCAGATCGCCGCCTATAGCTAACGCGAGAGCCTCCCTCAACTTCATATATACATGATCCGTATCGGTATATGAGCACTAAGAGGGATCTCGTGGTGAAGAGGATCGCCGAACTTGTGAGGGCCGGCGCCACTTTGACGTCGTATACATGTCCGGCGTGCGGCACGGTGCTCGTCAAGCTAAAGACCGGCGAATACTACTGCGCCAACTGCGAGAGGACTGTCGTGGTCGTCAAGTCGGAGGAGGAGGCCCAGAAGGTCTCGGAGCTCTACAGCCTGAAGGAGGTTAGGCAGATAGTCTTCAACAAGATACTGTCGCTGGGCAGAGAGATAGGCGGGCTCGACGGCGAGGAGCTCTACGACAGGTTGAGGACTCTTTCCATTCTGCTTGATATATACGAGAAGTTGAGCAAGATGAGCGGCTCCTGATCAGCGCTGCATACCCTCGTCACCTGTAGGGAGCGGTGATCCTCATCACGTTAAAAAGGCGGATCCCGGTATATATGTGATGACGTGGTCCTATTGCGAGGGATGAGCGGACCCCTACCCATCTGATAAAAAGGTTATATAGATGAGAAAAGCCATTTATATGCGGGCGGCTAGGTTCTATGGGCCTGGAAAGCCTCTGGCGATCGAGGAAGTGCCCAGGCCCAGCCCGGGGCCCGGCGAGGTGCTCGTCAGGGTAAAAGCCGCCGGCGTCTGCCACACCGAACTGCATTTCCTAGACGGCATACTCAATCTAGGAGTTATGCCAATAACGTTGGGCCACGAGATAGCTGGAGTCGTGGAGGAGGTAGGCCCGGGCGTCGACGACCCCAAGCCGGGCGATAGGGTGATTGTGTATTACTATGTCGGGTGCGGCAGATGTAGGCACTGCCTGAGAGGCGAGGAGAATCTCTGCGAGAACCCCAAGGCCGAGTACGGATTCATAACCGACGGCGGGTACGCCGAGTACGTGAAGGTGCCTGCGAGGAACGCCGTGAAGCTCCCCGACAATATCCCCTTCGAGCAGGCCGCGCCTATAGGGTGTAGCGTCACGACGGCCATACACGCCACCAAGAGGGCGAGGCCGGAGATGGGCGAGTACGTGGCAGTCTACGGCGTAGGGGCCGTGGGCTTCGCATTGATACAGTACAACAAGCTTATCGGCGCGAAGGTAATAGCCATAGGCAGATCCGAGAGGAAGCTTGCGCTGGCTCGGGAGCTGGGCGCCGATTACGTCATAAACGCCAGGTCCGAGGACGTGGTGAGGAAGGCCCTGGAGATAACTGGCGGGCGCGGCGTCGACGTGGTGTACGAGCTGGTGGGCGTTAAGGAGACCATGGATAATTCCCTCAAGATGTTGGCCAAGAGAGGGCGCCTGGTCCTGATAGGCTATTGGCGCGACAAGCTGGAGGCCAACCCGCTGGATCTAGTGGTGAAGGAGGCCGTAATAACGGCGTCGGTGGGGAATACGCTGGAGGAGCTTATTGAGGCGGTGCGCCTGGTCTCTGAGGGCAAGATAAAGGTGGTCGTCGATAGGGTCGTCGGGCTCAGCAAGATAAACGAGGAGCTCGAAAGGCTTAGGAGAGGCGAGGTCGTGGGCAGGGTCGTTATCAACCCCGAGGCGCCTTGAAGTATATCTCGAAGGAGAACTCGGCGGCCTCGCCCGGGCCCAATATCTTCAGCCCCATGCCGTTGTGGTAGGCATCGGGCGCCCCCGACATCGGCTCGACCGCGACTGCCCCCTCTACGCCCGTGTATACCTGTATATACGGCATATTCCGTCTGCGCATCTCGACTACGGAATACGGCGACTCGAGAATCACGGGATCGCCCTCGACGAGGAAACAGTCGTCGTAGTCGCCCTCCACCCCGAAACTGTGCGGGACGAGCTCGCCGGTGGGTATCTTGCCTACAGCAACACATCTAAGCGGGTTCTCCGCCCTCAATCTCCACGGGCGCGACACGACGAAGTACGGATGTGCGCCCACGACCAGAGGCGCCCTCCTCCGGCCCGCGTTAACGATGCTTAACGAGACTGAGAGGGAGTTCTCGGACAGCTCGTAGCGGACTGCGCATGAGAGGGTCGAGGGGTAGCCCGGATGGGAGAGCTCCAGCTGGAATTCGGCAAAGTCGTCGCCGCGTTCAGCCAAGGCCCAGTCCATGGACATGGCCAGGCCGTGTATCGCGTGGCCCTCGGCGCTTTTGGGCAATTCGTAGAAGACCCCGTCCAGCTCGTAGACGCCGTCCTTGACCCTGTTGGCGAAGGGTATGAGCAACGCCATACCGCCCCTCGTCTGGCTATCGACCGAGCCGGGAAGCACTATATCCCTACCGCCTTGTCTGAGCGAGGACAGGTACGCGCCCCTCGCGTGGAGGACGGCCACGGTCTGGCCCGACCTGAGCGTTATCACAAAAATATAAGAGGGGATATATTTTCATGCTCAAGAGGGAGCTCATAAGATTGCTGGAGGAGGACGCCGAGTTTAGAGACATTGCGAGGGCCAAGCTGGGCATCGCCGAGCTGGCGCAGACCCTCCAGAGGCTGGCGCAGGCCCTAGAAAACCTCGCGGCCGAGATAAGAGAACAGAACGTCTCGACGAGGGCGCTGGCCGAGGCTTGTCGGAGTAGCTCCTCGGATATAGCCGCGCTGAAGTCGTTGGCGGAGAGGGAAGTCGAGGCGATAGGGGCGCTCGCGCGGACCGTGGAGCAGATCGCCGAGAGGCTCGAGAAAAGGCAGACGGAGTCGACCGACGCGCTCAGCGCGAGGATAGTCGAGGTGGCGGAGGCCGTGAGGAAGCTCGACGAGACGTTACGCAAGCTGGTCGCGGCGATTTAACGAAGAGGAAGCCCTCCTGCCAGCACGCCGGTTTCCCGGGCCCTCGCGGAGCCCAGTACTCCCGAGCGCGGCGCCGGCCTTAGCTTCCGGGATCTGGCGAGTCCGGGCGTAGCACCGGCGCCTATGGCCGGCTCAGAGGGCATCCGCTATACAAGCTTGGCTTTTTAAGCATTTTGCCGCCGAGAGAATACGCTGAATTTACGGCGCCATGGCCTCTTCCATGTATCGCGAGCGGGCGACCTAAACCCTCTAGCGTACTTTATTACAATATTGTTGTCTATTTAAATGATTTTTGTTTCGTTTCTACTTAGACTTTCTTTAATTAATGTATATAATTCATCCCAGTGCTTATAGGCATTATCCTCGATAAAATACACATCGCCGTACCTCATGCCGAGCCTTTTAACTAAGCCGTTTTTCTCCAGCAAGCTTAGGTGATACTTAACGGTTTTATAGTCTATACCTAATTCTTTTGATATTTGATTTATATTAGTTGGCCTTTCTTTTAATAGCATTAATATCTTAGATCTCATATAACCGCCTTTAGATTCTACGAGTAGCCATCTGATTCTGGCATACATAGGACACGTGTTGGCTAACCTATCGGTTGCGTCGTTGCTGCTAGAAGCGCCTACAGTTAGCAACATTAATAGGCGGAATATATCGGCGGTACTGCCTAAAGCCGTATGCATGGGACAAAAGATATACCCGCTATAAAATCTTCTCTCTTCCGTAGCCTCCCCCGCCCGGCGTCTCTATAACCACCTCGTCGCCCTCAGCGAGCTCGACCGTCTCGCTACCTATTGTCGCGGCCTCGCCGTTGCGT of the Thermoproteus uzoniensis 768-20 genome contains:
- a CDS encoding transcription initiation factor IIB yields the protein MSSQPNAQGIPHKLRVTKSSDGYLSLITETGEPYICPVCGNDKFVYNYERGEIVCVVCGTVISENLVDLGPEWRAFTNEEKGQRARTGAPITRLVSEALTTVIDWRDKDVSGKELDLKRKLEVIRLRKWQTRARVQTSYERNFVQAAQELERLKSAMGVPRPCVEQALEIYRQALEKELVRGRSVEAMAAAALYMACRMLKTPRPLDELIRFTKASRREVARCYRLLLRELNVRVPISDPVLYISRVAEQLKLTGDVVKTAIDIINKAKKAGLTAGKDPAGLAAAAVYIASLLHGDNRTQKDFAIAAGVTEVTVRNRYKELAKALDIKIPIK
- a CDS encoding diadenosine tetraphosphate hydrolase, yielding MPLSSGHVVMYLHKRVADMSVSELFELAKDLKELIAKMKRSYRPEAYNVVLWDDKIEVLPRWCGDMSFNAFYGLKTTPQTPQMIFESYR
- a CDS encoding ribosomal protein L13e; protein product: MADAIAATPPKPLVKEPATISSGGVARWKVGRGFSVGEVRQVGLTVEQARLLGLYVDTRRKSIHDVNVQALREWLVKVLEGQMPPPEPKMPVSVSIKPKRGRAFRGLTSAGRRARGLLSTRYKETHARKWKKKAAERAAKRRHEATKGLGNLMRISKIIHKK
- a CDS encoding helix-turn-helix domain-containing protein, whose protein sequence is MTQPYRDVAMYIAGDIIMSENPGEAIKRWRLVFGLTQTALAVRLNTSPSVISDYESGRRKFPGARFVKRLVQALIEADLERGSPIVNLLMRQILKEKYWIAVLDMRDFTSPVPIREFLNAIDAEILIEPPPVDIYGYTLVDSIKLVLEVPSNEYLRLYGTTSQRAAIFTKVSTGRSPVIAVKAMSAVVNLKPAVMVLHGVKEVDSLALEICKREYIPLAVTNLEIETLIENLRRFK
- a CDS encoding coiled-coil protein → MINKDELLSKIRELSASMDQLEGQIAAITKEIEDKRNALGEVRRSLAEVRSQIDNIRAKFQKIREDLGQLRAKRQEIIDSIRKAKSQILEINVEMQKHREKLDAYRKALSAINEYVGGRPLDKEKMKMLVEKLEYYFETSPTDPEWERQFIKTISEIEEELNLADSLEKLRSHIQEIKNKLDELKRRKDEIRQNIANLVNSLNSVKEEIAKLKKEREEAYKQLTELKKKRDELKQMRDDLKKAIVDLAIKRKELRARLAQLRDELNKYTILLKAADLSERYKTALEAQNAKKEGLRAKAEEIYQKLLRGERLTHEEMKILAEAGYLAEE
- a CDS encoding DUF373 family protein — protein: MRVLVLYVDRDGDLKQAGIATPVVGRDNVLRLGIQYILRHPDDSDANAIFAAVKIYDSLEEKLGKGNVEVAVVCGSPDERMANLVVLDELGQVLTSFDADAIYFVSDGPSDEAAVMAIQTRRPVISVERVIVKQSRSVEETVSLIRYYLTKAVREPEYRRYTVGIPSFLLFLYALSIFINIQIISYILELGVLFLLFLLMMYGFGVYDFLKTILRKYEVTFAVSVVSLFAVTVYFILALSGYLGIRVPQSLSIQYNGLVPAVVLVVPIVSYAIEGFLRTQRISRSVFILAALVFSFFYFIMPPIVGAVGGSLDVRLFFEGVLLFSATTILGIIIALVLSRALPSVIK
- a CDS encoding TRM11 family SAM-dependent methyltransferase, whose translation is MRCRLSLNKRYPCLSREELASLAKSHGCNILEEDSVVVLDCPDCAVAKRAAFARPLEASRDKPVQIQKRSTVTMDAFTARLLANLAMSRKLSKVLEPFIGSGAVAAEAERYGAYVVGVDIDADMLRRAAANTSADLVQADSRMLPFRKAFDAAVGDAPYGRMSVVEGDVEGLIRQFLDEAMCVVRGRIVLAIPIYFDVPHLRSCAMYVHGGLYRVIIVAQSGGGPS
- a CDS encoding RNA-binding domain-containing protein — protein: MKVEVIAEIRPTEDPEKVRRAVLNVFEPDEVEVRREGDTTLLVARGHSYRSLLKLKEAIWRQGIQDSARSVLSRSIAGEGRIVFNLHKQAAYVGVVSFATEPNESPLGPIVFSVETSDVRGFLDWIAPRTYKGRIFYEGPPPD